The following are encoded in a window of Thermoplasmata archaeon genomic DNA:
- the yaaA gene encoding peroxide stress protein YaaA, which produces MVEAVDVIETLVLIPESTRKAKGGGAAADESPSFDEPLPRDVRRRLAFLRDQVREAAPDAIRDPKAFLPAYRRFRGNMYRAIGEEAWERRVAGVEVLIVSGLYGLVASREPVLQYECSMAEPVGRLGKLNRWWRDHGLPAILHAYLEAVHPPEVVDLLSLEYREAVEGYAAGLRGARVRTIDFRGLGRGSQPRRGKKVTELLTTGKLVPDSKDSDAR; this is translated from the coding sequence TTGGTCGAGGCCGTGGACGTGATCGAGACCCTCGTGCTGATCCCCGAGAGCACGCGCAAGGCGAAGGGCGGCGGAGCGGCCGCCGACGAATCGCCCTCCTTCGACGAGCCCCTCCCGCGGGATGTCCGACGGCGCCTGGCGTTTCTCCGGGACCAGGTGCGGGAGGCCGCACCCGATGCCATCCGCGATCCGAAGGCGTTCCTCCCCGCGTATCGGCGATTCCGCGGCAACATGTACCGCGCCATCGGAGAGGAGGCATGGGAACGCCGCGTGGCCGGCGTCGAGGTCCTCATTGTCTCCGGCCTCTACGGCCTCGTGGCGTCTCGAGAGCCCGTGCTCCAGTACGAATGCTCCATGGCGGAGCCCGTGGGGCGCCTCGGGAAGCTCAACCGCTGGTGGCGGGACCATGGTCTCCCGGCAATCCTCCACGCGTACCTGGAAGCCGTCCATCCCCCCGAGGTCGTGGACCTGCTCTCCCTGGAGTACCGGGAGGCGGTCGAGGGGTACGCGGCGGGACTCCGTGGCGCCCGCGTGCGGACGATCGACTTCCGGGGTCTGGGCCGCGGGAGCCAACCTCGCCGGGGGAAGAAGGTGACGGAGCTCCTGACCACGGGCAAGCTGGTCCCCGACTCGAAGGATTCGGACGCCCGCTGA